The stretch of DNA AACAGAGCCAGGAAATCCGGGATCGTACGAAACAAATGGTTTCGTATCTGGATGAGGTACGTAGCAAACTACTAACCGCTACGGAGAACAAGGGTAAAAACGAATTCAAGAATATGAGCGCCGAGGACAAGGTAGCCATCACCATGCTTGGTGGCACCCGTAACGGCGAAGCATATAAGATGAAAGAAGAGCTAAACAAATACTCTTCTTACATCAAGCAATTTGTTCCTAACGCTGGCCCACTGGCACTCGATGCTCGTGAGGATGCAATGGTGACTGATCCTGAGCAGAAGAGCAAAAACTTTGCTGAGCTGAACTTCGAGAATACCCCCGTAGTAGCAGCACTAGCTGTTCTTTCTCAGAAAGAAGCTGAGGTACTGAAGTACGAGTCGGATGCTCTGGCTGCACAGGCTGCAAAAGTAGGTGGCAGTGTAATCGTATTCGATAAGATTGGTGCTTTCGCCAGCGCTGAATCAAACACCGTTGCTGCTGGTACGAAATACAAAGCAGAATTGTTTCTGACGGCTTCTGCTTCGGGCCTCAACCCAAGCATGACTTTGAATGGTTCTCCTCTGCGTGTTGATCAAAACGGCCATGGTATTGTAGAATTCACTGCTCGCCCTGGTTCGTTCGATGCTAGCGGCAACGCCAAAGCCTCTTGGACGGGTACTATCCGCTTCAAGCAGAACGGACGCGATACCGTCTTCACCAAGAAAGTAGACTATACGGTTACTAAGCCAGTAATGCAGATTCAGTCGGCATCTGTGCAGGCTCTGTATTTCAAGTGCGGTAACAAGCTAAGCGTACAAGTACCTGCTCTCGGCGCTCAGTACGATCCTAGCTTCTCTGCTTCGGGTGCTAGCACCATCAAAGGTTCAGCTAAAGGCGAGGTTACATTGGTGCCTAACGCCAAACAGGTAACGTTAAACGTTAGCAGCGGTGGTAACCCCATCGGTTCGCAGACGTTCGAAGTTCGTCCTATTCCTAAGCCTGAGATTAAGTGCATCGTAGGTGGCCGTGAGGCCAACGAGAAGCAAGGTACTCCTATCACCGCAGTGCGCAACATGCAGCTGCGCGCAGTTGCTGATGCCGGCTTCTCTACCTTCTTGCCAGATGATGCTCGTTTCCGCGTTACGCGTTACGAAGTGACACTGGTGCGTGGTCGTCGCCCTGCACTTCCAACTATCCCTGTTAACGGTCCTAACGTTGACCTGAGCAGTGTAGTAAACTCGGCCCGCGAAGGTGACCGTCTGTACATCGAGGTAAAAGAGGTACAGCGCATGAACTTCCAAGGCAATACGGAGCAAGTAAACGTTTCTAAGCAGTTCAATATTCCGCTGCTCTAAGCGTTATTGATCTGAACTAACCGCTACGTTTTTTGATTACCCTGGTATGAATAAATTCCTCTCCTTCGCCGCTCTGACGGCTAGCCTGGCGCTGTCGGTGGCAGCTTCGGCTCAGGAACAAGCTACCACCGCGAGCAGCAATGGCTCGTATCGTCCAATTCCGAATTCGGATATCATGTTCCGGAAAACGATTTGGCGTGCAATTGACCTGCGTGAGAAGCAGAACAAACCGATGTTCTCTGAAGGCCGGGAAATTAGCAAGGTAATCCTAGACGCAGTAAAGCGAGGTGAGCTGCAGGCTTATCGTAATGATTCACTGACGTCGACCTTCTCCTCTAAAGAAGTTACCTCTAACGTATCGTATGCAGAAGCCAACGCTGGCCTCAGCGACGAGGAAAGGGCTGCTGGTTTCACAGAGGATACTGGAGCCGACGATTGGGGTGCTAAGCCTGCCGCCACCAAGCGCCCGAAGCTTGGTGCTAATGGCAAGCCGTTAAAGGATAGCAAAGGCCGGATCATTTATGAAACTGTGGCCGCTGCTCCAGCTAAACCTGCTGCTGCCCCTAGCTACGAGTATCGCCCCAAGGACATCTATCAGATGGAATTGAAGGAGGATATGATTTTCGACAAGAAACGGTCGAGGATGTATCATGATATCAAGTGCATCACGCTGCTGGTTCCATCGACTTTGAGCTCTAACGTATCGGGCATTGAGAAGCCTATCGGTACGTTCAAGTACAGCGACTTGGTAAGGGTGTTCCGCAACAATCCGGATAAAGCCATTTGGTTTAATCCACAGAACGATGCTCAGCACAAGAACTTGGCAGATGCTTTCGAGCTGTGGTTGTTCAACTCTTACATTGTGAAGGTTTCTAACCCCAATGATGCCCGTCTGTCGGATATCTACGGTGGGGAACGGGAAGGCATCCTGGCGTCGCAGCAAGCTGCCGCAGACCTAATTGAGTACGAGTACAACCTCTGGAGCTTCTAAGCTTAAGGAGATACTAAAAAGGCCCTCGCGGATTATCCGCGAGGGCCTTTTTGTTTTCCATGTCCCGTCCGGGTATGTGTTGACACTTTCCCCAGAAATGTCATGCAAAACCCGAAAGAGCCGCATGTGCGGCGTAGTCAGCGCGACTACAGTTTGCCCTTTAAGTTGGCCGTGGTGGGCGAAGTCGGCCGCGGCGAACTGAGCTACAAGCAGGCACAGCGGCGCTATGGTATCCAGGGCCGCAGCACCGTGTTGAGCTGGTGCCGGCGCTATGCCAGCCATTTCGTAACTTCTCAGCAGGCTGACGCTACCTTCCTCAGCCTTGCCCGCCCCGTGGAACTGAGTCCCGAACAGCGCATCAAACAGCTGGAAACGCAGCTGCGCGAGCAGAAAAAACAGTTTGACAAGCAGTTGAAGGACAGCACAGACCTGAATCTGCTGTTGCGCACCATGCTGCAAGTGGTGGAGGAGGACCATGGCATCGCCCTGCCAAAAAAGTCTTTCCAGCGGCCGTTTCCCGCCTGGGGGCCGAAAAAAAGCTAAGCGTGCAGCGCAGCTGCCAGTGCTATGGCGTGAGCCGGCAGGGCCTCTATCAGCGCCGCCAGCGCCAAGCGCGGCAAGCTCAGCGAGCCAACGCCGTGCTGGCGCAGGTGCGGGCCGTACGCACCCGCCTGCCGCGGTTGGGCACGCGCAAGCTCTACCATAAAATTGCTCCGCTACTGCGCGTGCAGGGCGTGAGCTACGGGCGCGATGCGCTCTTCACCCTGCTCGGCCAGCATCAACTGCTGGTGCCCCAAAAACGCAGCTTTACCAAGACCACCGACTCGCATCACCGCTTCCGCTGCCACCCCAACCTGGTCCACGACGCCCCCCCGCCTACGGCGCCCAACCAGCGCTACGTGAGTGACATCACTTACCTGCCCACCCGGCAGGGCACCGTGTACTTGAGCCTGGTCACCGATGCCTTCTCGCGGCGTATCGTGGGCCACCACGTGCACGCCAGCCTGCACACGGCGGGCTGTCTGGCCGCCCTGGCCCAGGCCGTGCGCGCCGCCGGGCCGGCGGCCAGCGGCGGTCTGCATCACTCCGACCGGGGCAGCCAGTACTGCTCCGACGCCTACCAGAATGCCCTGCGCGCCGCCGGGCTGCGCTGCTCGATGACCGACGGCTACGACTGTTACCAGAACGCGCTGGCCGAACGCGTCAACGGCATCCTCAAGGACGAATTCCTCTTCGTGCTGCCCGACGACCTGGCCCAGGCCCGCCTGCTGGTCGGGCAGGCCGTGCACCTGTACAATGAGGAAAGACCCCACCTGGCTCTGAACTACTTAACCCCTAATCAAGTCCATCAGCAAGCGAAAAGCCCCGCCGGAAAAGCCGAGCGGGGCCCTTGCCTTATTCCTGTCAACAGTTAGCCGGACGGGACACCATAGTAACCTATGCTTCAAAATCTACGCACTCTGGCTGAAGTAATCCAGTAAGATGCGAGCCTTGGCTTTACCCACCTCTGCTACCAATTCCGACTCAGTAAGCTCTCTAATCTTCTTCACAGACTTAAACTTAGTTAGCAACTTATCAGCGGTAATGGGGCCTAGGCCTTTTACATCGGTAAGTTCAGTTTTAAGGGTAGCTGCATCACGACGGCTGCGGTGAAAAGTGATACCAAAGCGGTGCACCTCATCACGCATGCGCTGAAACAAGCGGAGCGATTCGCTCTTTTTGTCAATGTAGAGCGGTAATGGATCATTGGGCACGTAGATTTCTTCCAGACGCTTAGCTATCCCAATCACGGCAATCTGCCCCCACAGGTTTAAGTCTTTCAACGCCTTTACGGCCATACTTAACTGGCCTTTGCCACCATCTACAATAACCAGCTGGGGAAGGCTTGCGCCCTCATCCGTTAAGCGCCGATAGCGCCGGCTAACGACTTCATACATAGAGTCGAAGTCGTTGGGGCCAATAACCGTTTTAATATGGTAGTGGCGGTAGTCCTTCTTGCTAGGCCTGGCATTGCGGAAACACACCATAGCGGCCACCGGATTGTCGCCCTGGAAGTTCGAGTTGTCAAAGCACTCTATATGCTTAGGCAGCTCCGTAAGACGCAAATCCTTTTTGATGGTTTCCATAATGCGAACTTCATTCAGGTCTTTGCTTCGGTCGTTCATGCTTTCCTTCTCCTTGCGCAGGTAAAGCACGTTTTTAAGGCTAAGCTCCATGAGCTTGCGCTTGTCGCCGATTTGAGGCTGTGCCACGGTGACGGAGGGCAATGGCAGCGTTGGAACAGCCACGTTGGTCAAAATCTCCTTCGACTGGCTCTCAAACTCCTCCCGCATCTGCATGATCATGGAGGTCAGAATCTCTTCATCCGGTTCGTCCAGCTTTTTTTGTACCTCCACCGATTGGGTAAGGACAATGCTGCCGTTCATTACCTTGAGGTAATTGATAAAAGCAGACTTCTCATTTGAAGCGATACTGAACACATCAATGTTAGAGAGCGAGGCATTAACGATGGTGCTTTTGGCCTGAAACTCGTCAAGCTTATCAAGCTTTTGCTTGAACTGGTGAGCCTGCTCATACTGCTGCTCCTGTGCCGCCTGCATCATCTTCTCTTTGAAGTATTGCTTGGGCAGGCGCAGGTCGCCGTTGAGGATCTGCCGAATCTGCTGAATGTACTGGTTATAGGTTTCCTCGTCTTGCAGCCCTTCACATGGGCCCTTACAATTGCCCAGATGATACTCTAGGCATACCTTAAACTTACCCGCCTCCACATTCTGCGGTGACAGGTTATACGTACACGTGCGCAACGGATAAAGAGCCCTGATAAGCTCCAGCAGGAGATTCATGCCCGTAACGTTGGCGTAAGGACCGTAATAGTGACCGTCGCCGGGCTTTTTGTTTCGGGTGGGGATGAGGCGAGGAAAACGCTCGTTTGTCAGCAGCAGATAGGGATAGGTTTTACCGTCCTTCAGCAGAATGTTGTACTTCGGCTGATGCTGCTTGATTAGATTGTTCTCCAGTAAAAAAGCATCAGACTCAGAGCCAACAATGGTGAACTCAATCCGGTGAATGTTTTTGACCAGCTGTTGGGTCTTCTTGTTGTGATCTTGCTTCGTGAAATAGCTACTCACCCGTTTGCGCAGGTCAATGGCTTTACCTACGTAAATGATGGTATCGGTGACATCGAAGTATTTGTACACGCCGGGCCGGTGGGGGAGCTGGCGGATTTGATCCTGTAGATGGTCTTTGGCAGCCATTATGCTTGAATCGGGAGGGTTGTTTCTGAGTACTCAGTTGCGGGCCTTTTGTTCGGCTAGGCCAGTAAGGCAAGCAAAAATGAGAGATAATAATAAAAAAGGTGGCAGGTGAAAAACACCTGCCACCTCCAAATAGCGCCCAAAAAACAGATTAAATATCTTGGTCCTGCAGATCGTTTAAATCTACTTGGTTCAGCTTCTGGTCGTACGGAATAGTGTCGCGCTGAGCGCCGCCGTAGTAGCGAGAGCAGTCAATCTCTATGCTTAGGGGCTTTTCGGGTTTAGGAAACGGACCAGTGTTAATGCCAATGCTTTTATCGGCGTATACCTTCCGCATAAATAAGCCGTAGATGGGCAGTGCTAGGCGTGAGCCTTGGCCGTAGGCCCCGGTGCGGAAATGGACACTACGGTCTTCACCACCAACCCACATGCCACACACTAGGTCAGGAGTCAGGCCCATAAACCAGCCGTCGGAGTAGTTACTGGTGGTGCCGGTTTTAGCTCCTATTTCATACGGGAATTTGAAGCCATTCTTCAGAATGATGGAAGTACCCCCCTGCTCCTCGGTAGCCCCCCGCAACATATACGTCATCAGGTAGGCAGTTTCTTCACTAAGGGCTTCCCGTGTTTGCGGCGTGAAGTCGCGCAACACGTTACCATTCTTGTCCTCAATGCGGGTGACCATTATGGGGGAGGTCCAAACGCCTTTGTTTACGAAGGTGCTATAAGCTCCCGCTAACTCGTAGATGCTCACATCGGAAGAGCCAAAGCCTACCGCTGGTACAGCTTCAATCGGAGAGGTAATACCTAGGCGCTTGGCATAGCTCACAATAGTTTCAGGCTCCAACTTCTTGACCAGCCACGCCGTGATAGAGTTCATAGAGCGGGCCAAGGCCTGACGCAGGGTAAAGGAACGACCGGAATAGCTGCCCTCGAAATTTTTAGGAGTGTAAGCCGGGCGCCCTCGCTCCGCGGGAAAAGTAGTGGCTACGTCGGGGCGTTGGTAGCAGGGAGAGTAGCCCTGGTCGATAGCGGCCACGTACACGAAAGGCTTGAACGTAGAGCCCGGCTGGCGCTTGCCCTGCTTTACGTGGTCGTACTTGATGTACTTAAAGTTGATACCGCCCACCCAGGCTTTTACCTGTCCGTTTAGTGGGTTCATGGCCATGAAGCCAGAGTGTAGAATCCGCTTGTAGTAGGCCAGTGAGTCCATCGGCGACATAAGCACTTCCTTCTCGCCACCCTGCCACGTGAATACCTTCATTTTGTACTTCTTGTTCAGGTAGTACTTGATGGAGTCTTTGTTGCCCTCGAAGCGGTTAGTCAAGGACTTATACCGCTCGGTGCGCTGAATGCTGGTATTGAGGAAGTTTGGGATGACTTTACCGTTTTCATCTCGCCACGGCTGCTGGCCTTTCCATTGTTGATCAAACCACTTCTGCTGAAGCTTCATGTGTTCGGCCACAGCTCCTTCGGCATACTTCTGCATGCGGGAGTCGATGGTGGTGTAAATTTTCAGGCCGTCGGCATACAGATCGTGGTCGGTTTCCTTGGCCCAAGCTTTCAGCACTTTGCTAACCTCCACCCGAAAATAGGGGGCAATACCTTCGTTCTGGTTTTCTACCTTATAGTCTAGCGCAATAGGCCTAGCAACGGCCTTTTGGTAAGTAGGCTCATCAATGTAGTGGTACTTGTTCATCTGGCTCAGCACCCAGTCGCGCCGGCGCTTGGAGCGCTCGGGGTTACGCACAGGGTTGAACCAGGAGGGTCCGTTTACCACGCCCACCAGCAACGCAGCTTCTTCCAGCTTTAAGTTGGCAGGTTTCTTATTAAAGAAGGTTTTAGCGGCTACTGTGATACCAAAGGCGTTGGAGCCGTACTCAGCGGTATTGAGGTACATCCGCAGAATCTCGCGCTTGGTGTAGTTGCGTTCCAGCCGCACAGCCATGATCCATTCCTTCGTTTTGATGATGATCATGCGTAGGCCAGGCACATCATTCAAGGCGCCGTCGTTCAGGTCTTCCCGCGTGCGGAAGAGCATTTTGGCAACCTGCTGCGTGAGAGTAGATGCCCCACCGCTTTTACGGAACGTGGCAATACCCACGGCAGCGCGGCCTAGTCCTTTCAAATCAATACCGGAGTGTTCCTCAAAGCGGGCATCTTCAGTGGCTATGAGGGCATCAATGAGGTGCTGGGGGAGCTCCTCGTATTCGGCGGGAGTACGATTTTCGTGGAAGTACTTACCCATCAGTATCCCATCGGCCGAGTATATTTCAGACGCCAGTTCGCTCTTGGGGTTTTCCAGCGTCTTGAGGTTGGGCATGCGCCCAAACAAATTCAGGAAGTTGACGCTAACGGCCAGTACATACAGAATTGCTCCTACAATGCCGGCGCCAAATAACACCCAGAAGGTGCGGGTAATACCCGTGAAGCGGCCGCTAGAATTAGGCTTGCGTGCAGTTAGTTTAGCTTTCTTAGTGGCGGGGTAAGCCATTGGTGCAGTAAGTGGTGAAGAATGCGTGGCCCAGACCCGGAGTGCTAGCCGCCTGTCGGGCTCTAGGCCACTATAGCACAGGCAGGTACCGCCTCAAATCAGGGCTAACGGTAATTCTGTTGGTAAAAACGCTGGTACTCCTCCAGGTCCTTGGTTTGGAGGAGGAGCGGCAAGTTATCAATACTGATTACAAGGGTTTGGTAACCCGCGCCGCGCAATTTGCTCAAGGGCGACTGGGGGCCTCTGAGCTTAGTAGCATAACTCTGAGCAACTTTCGCACCAGGCAGGCTTTGTACTAGCACAACTTCCTGAGCATCGCCCAAGGGCTGTTGCGCTACCTGCAGGTTATTGGCCTTGAAGTATCGGGTATTGTAAGCTCCCAGCTGAGTAGGTAATTCTTGCAGCGGAGCCGCTCCTTTCGGGAAAATTAACGCAACTACGTGCGCCGCCGCCACATCTGCTTTGTAAGGCGTGGCGGGCTTGACTGGGGTAGCGGCAGGAGCCGGCACCGGGGTAGCAGAGGAGGGCGCAGTAACCGGTGAGGTGGTAGGAGGAGAGGTGGCACCCGAATCAGTGGCAACTGGAGCCGGAAGCGGAGGAGTAGAACCAGAAGCGTACGGGGTTTTAGCTGGGGCGGGCGTTTTTTTACCACGTGCCCGAGCTTGGGCTGCCGCCATGCGCGCCGCTTTAACCGGGTCAACTGGCGGAGCGGCTGGGGTAACGGGAGCTTCTACGGGCGGCATTATGGGTTCCGGAGTAGGAGGTACGGAAGCCGCTGGAACTTCCGGAGCGGCTTTGCCGGGTGTGGTGGCACCAGGGCGTGAAGGGCTGCTAGCTGGTGTACTACCAGGCGTGGCTAATGGAGTAGATACCGCGGGAGAAGGAGTAGCCGCCGAGTTGGGCACCATGGGCAGCGCCGGCGACTCGTTTTCGGCGTAGTAAATCCGCATGCGATTTTCTACTTCGCCAGGCTTGAAAGCTGAAACCACAGGTTTATCCATTGAGGCCAGCGCCCCTGTAATTTTCCCTGCTTCGTAATCTTTATAAACTGTGATGAGTGTAGCAGCTTGGGGCGCCAAGGAGCTTTCCGGATAGTCCTTGGCAAATTGCTCCACGGCGGCCTTGGCGGTGGCCGGCGGCTGCGTCCGGATGGCGAGCAAGGTATTGAGGAAAGCTACCCGATCGTTCAGGTCATTCTCAGGGTATTGCTTTTTGGCACGCACCAGTACCGCTGAAGCCTTCTTAAACTCTTGCTTCTTATAAAAGGTGAAAGCAGAGTCTACTAGAACGGCCACCTGCGCATTGGCAATAGAAGTGCGGCGCAGATATTCCGGATCTGCCACCAAGCGGGCGTAAGATGAGTTAGGGTAGTTCTGGCGAAGACGCTCGGCATATCCTTCAGCTTTAGCCGTCTGGTTCTGATCTTTATGAATCAGGTACAGAATGTACAGCGTTTCGGCCGTGTGAGCCCCTTGCGGGAAACGGGTTAACAGCTTCTCATATGTCTCTACGGCTGGTACGGGCTCTCTTAACTGCTGATTATAGATACCGCCCAACTGATAAAGCGCCTCCTGCACTTGCGCCTGAGAAGCCTGCATCTGAACTTCGGTGAGCGGGATGTTTTGCCGGTAGCCCGCTAACAAAGCTGTTAGCTGGTCCGGCGCCTCAGTAGAAGTAGTTTGCGGGTCTACACCAGGGGCATTAACAGTGGTATTGCCTAACCCAGCAATAGATACTGGTACGCTGCCTCCTCGCTGCGTAACGGGTGAGTTGCTGGCTTGCGATACAAAACGCCAGTTATCCTGCAACGGACGGTCGCCCCACTTCCGGATAAACTCGCCACGGGCAGTACTCAGAGACGTGGGGTTGTCGAAGTACCACTTGGCTCCCGTACTCATGTCAGCAAAGGCCATGGGGTCAATGTTGGGCTGACCATCGCGGGCAGTGCTGACGCCGGTGGATGTCTGCAGGTCGCGCTGGGCTTCGCGGGCCTGCCGTGCCGCCAGCGCTTCCTCGGCCTTGCGGCGCGTGTCAATCTCCGCCTGGGCGTAGGCCACTAACCGGGTACGCAGCGTGGCCGTGTCAAGCCGAGCTAAAGCTTGTAAGCTATCCTGGGCTTCAACAATGCTGATTTGCTGCGCAAAGCCCTTGAGTGTAGCGGCTCGCTCTGAGATGGCCGCGTACTCCGGCGCCTCTTTCGGCAAGGCTTGTACTGTGCTGTCATAATACGCAGCTGCCAAGCGGTAGCGCTGTAGATTCTCGTAGTAGATGCGGCCCGCCAGCAAATAGGTGTAGGGCTTCTGCGTACGGCTAGGGGTAGGAGTGCGGGCCGATTTTTCCAGTAGAGCCAGAGCCTCCGGGTAGCGCTGCTGCCGGTAGTTCAGCCGCGCCATCTCGTAATAGATCTTGTCCTGGTACTCTTTGTTCTTGGTGTCCTTGAGCAGCTTGGCGAAATACTTATCTAGCCGGGCTTTGTCGTTCTGGTTCAGGTCAGATACCTGGCCTAGCATGAGCTTACTGAAAAAGTCCAGCTCATACGGTGGGTTTTTCTTCAGAATCTGGTTTAGCTCAGCATACGCCTTTTTGTCGTCACCCTGGGCTTGGTAAAGCTGCGCCAGAATATAGCGCGTGCGCGACTGCTCGTTCTTGGGGGTAATAAGCGGAATGGCTTGCTCCAGTTGAGCAATAGCCTTGGGCTGGTCTCCTGTAAGCAGGTAATACTCGGCTCGTGTCAGAAAAAGCTCCCGCGCATTGAGAGGAGTACCTTGTTCCTTATCCAGAATATCGGATACGGCCGATGCACTCTCTAGCTCTTTGGTGGCCAGGAAAGTGCGCATCAGCCATATCAGGGCCTCATGCCGGGCATTAGGGTCGTTGCTGGTACTGTTTACGTACTTAAACGTCTTGGCCGCGTCTTCATACTCGGCTTTATAGAAGCGCGCTTTGCCTACTAATATATAGCTGTCATCGGTCCAGTCGGAGCCCGGCCGGTGCTGGATGGGCAACGACGACTTCTTGATGATATCTTCCATATCTGCCGCAATACGGCCCACGGTAGCCTCATCGAGGGTAGGGAAAAGCGGCAGCACTCGGTTATAGTCATTAACCCGAGCCTTATATAAGGCCTCCTCAGAGGCACGCATTTTTTCGCGTGCCAGAAAATAGGCGTTGTCGCGAGCTACTACATTATCATAGGCGTGGCCTACCAAGGAGCGGCGCTCCGAGGAACAGCTCACCACGCCCGCCAGCAGCAGTAGGGCCGCAGTCGGAGCCGAGAGAAGACGGATAAGCGAAAAAGTCGTCGGGTTAGTCACAAGGCAGCTTAAAGGCTCGGGAGGGAGAGCAGACAGAAAACGCGCTGGCTGCGCCGAATCGTTCGGGACAGAAGCACTCTTTACTGTAACGCGGCACTACGGGTAAAATTACGGCATTAATTCTTGACCGTTGCCAGCGGCAGATTTACCGCTTTTTCTGGTTCTGGAGGTGGCTTATAAAGGATGGGCAACTACCTACGCGCATCCTCGTACTTTTGCATCCCATTTGGTAGCTCCCCACCATGCCAACACCTCCTCCCAATTCCCGCAAAACCACTGAGGCAGATTCCTCTTCTGACCGGCTTCGCAGTTTTGCCCGGTATTCTGGCATTGGTATTCAAATGCTGGCCACTATTGGCCTGAGCACCTGGGCAGGCTACTGGCTTGATGGGCACTTCCAAACCAAGACACCCTGGTTTACGGTAGGCTTGATGCTGTTAGGCCTGTTTGCCGCCTTGTATAATGTGATACGCTCAGTCACGAAAGATCAATAGCCTCGCCCGTGAAAGCATTCTTCCGCTCTTACCTGATTTTTTGTCTGCTGATAGGTTTCGTGCTGTATGCTCTGCACAGCCAGTTTGGCCCGCGTATCATCCATCCGTTTACGCCCTACACGTTTGCCTTCTTTGCTATACTCACCCTCTTAACGTACCGAGTGACGGCAAAGCTCGTGCAGGCTAACCCCGATAATTTCTTAGTAGCCTACTTCGGCACGATGGTCGTGCGACTACTTTTATCGCTGGTATTGGTATTAGTGTACCTTTTTAAAGGAGGTGGAAAGGAGGGCGACGCCCGTTGGGCATTCTTAGGGAGCTTCTTCGTCTTGTATTTTCTCTTTGCCGGGTTTGAAGTCTGGAGCGTTCTGAGTAACTTGCGCCCGTTTTCAAAAC from Hymenobacter taeanensis encodes:
- a CDS encoding tetratricopeptide repeat protein; amino-acid sequence: MTNPTTFSLIRLLSAPTAALLLLAGVVSCSSERRSLVGHAYDNVVARDNAYFLAREKMRASEEALYKARVNDYNRVLPLFPTLDEATVGRIAADMEDIIKKSSLPIQHRPGSDWTDDSYILVGKARFYKAEYEDAAKTFKYVNSTSNDPNARHEALIWLMRTFLATKELESASAVSDILDKEQGTPLNARELFLTRAEYYLLTGDQPKAIAQLEQAIPLITPKNEQSRTRYILAQLYQAQGDDKKAYAELNQILKKNPPYELDFFSKLMLGQVSDLNQNDKARLDKYFAKLLKDTKNKEYQDKIYYEMARLNYRQQRYPEALALLEKSARTPTPSRTQKPYTYLLAGRIYYENLQRYRLAAAYYDSTVQALPKEAPEYAAISERAATLKGFAQQISIVEAQDSLQALARLDTATLRTRLVAYAQAEIDTRRKAEEALAARQAREAQRDLQTSTGVSTARDGQPNIDPMAFADMSTGAKWYFDNPTSLSTARGEFIRKWGDRPLQDNWRFVSQASNSPVTQRGGSVPVSIAGLGNTTVNAPGVDPQTTSTEAPDQLTALLAGYRQNIPLTEVQMQASQAQVQEALYQLGGIYNQQLREPVPAVETYEKLLTRFPQGAHTAETLYILYLIHKDQNQTAKAEGYAERLRQNYPNSSYARLVADPEYLRRTSIANAQVAVLVDSAFTFYKKQEFKKASAVLVRAKKQYPENDLNDRVAFLNTLLAIRTQPPATAKAAVEQFAKDYPESSLAPQAATLITVYKDYEAGKITGALASMDKPVVSAFKPGEVENRMRIYYAENESPALPMVPNSAATPSPAVSTPLATPGSTPASSPSRPGATTPGKAAPEVPAASVPPTPEPIMPPVEAPVTPAAPPVDPVKAARMAAAQARARGKKTPAPAKTPYASGSTPPLPAPVATDSGATSPPTTSPVTAPSSATPVPAPAATPVKPATPYKADVAAAHVVALIFPKGAAPLQELPTQLGAYNTRYFKANNLQVAQQPLGDAQEVVLVQSLPGAKVAQSYATKLRGPQSPLSKLRGAGYQTLVISIDNLPLLLQTKDLEEYQRFYQQNYR
- a CDS encoding AtpZ/AtpI family protein; this encodes MPTPPPNSRKTTEADSSSDRLRSFARYSGIGIQMLATIGLSTWAGYWLDGHFQTKTPWFTVGLMLLGLFAALYNVIRSVTKDQ